Proteins from a single region of Eublepharis macularius isolate TG4126 chromosome 9, MPM_Emac_v1.0, whole genome shotgun sequence:
- the LOC129335818 gene encoding uncharacterized protein LOC129335818, with product MRRATFEYIVGELREDLVRETTHMRDPVPPEEMIAITIWKLATGTTNSATLPAFGRGVSTVCGIFDEVCELIAAKLTEKWICIDYLEDIISGFEERGFPNAWGAVDGTHIEIRSPPFSGDKYINRKGYCSMILQAVVDSDARFLDIFVGFPGRAHDARVLRNSPLFKRLEDGARRPKRPVTLEGVTFDPVIIGDPAYPLRPWLMKPYPAPSTRAQERFNYRLSRARMSVERSFGILKNRWLYLQRPLLVSERLMVAVITTCCILHNICLSRGDIVYGPFPREPLMEPADERPQIPWSEAALTARAVSIRAAISAHFQHGR from the coding sequence atgcGACGTGCCACGTTCGAGTACATTGTTGGGGAGCTTCGCGAAGATCTCGTCCGCGAGACGACCCACATGCGCGACCCAGTCCCTCCCGAGGAGATGATCGCCATCACCATCTGGAAGCTTGCCACGGGAACCACAAACTCCGCGACACTGCCCGCATTTGGCCGTGGCGTCTCTACCGTCTGCGGGATATTCGACGAGGTCTGCGAGCTCATCGCTGCAAAGCTGACCGAGAAGTGGATCTGCATCGATTACCTCGAGGACATTATCTCCGGGTTCGAGGAGAGGGGATTCCCCAATGCCTGGGGCGCCGTGGACGGGACACACATCGAGATCCGTTCTCCGCCTTTCTCTGGGGACAAGTACATCAACCGCAAGGGATACTGCTCCATGATTCTCCAGGCGGTGGTGGACAGCGATGCACgattcctggacatttttgtgggcttcccGGGAAGGGCGCACGACGCGCGTGTGCTCCGTAACTCGCCCCTTTTCAAGAGACTCGAGGATGGCGCCCGTCGCCCGAAGCGGCCGGTCACTCTGGAGGGGGTCACATTCGACCCGGTAATCATCGGGGACCCCGCCTATCCTCTTCGGCCCTGGCTCATGAAGCCCTATCCGGCGCCATCAACGCGCGCCCAGGAGCGCTTTAACTACAGACTGAGCCGGGCGCGCATGAGTGTGGAACGCTCGTTCGGAATTCTGAAAAATCGCTGGCTTTATTTACAGCGGCCCCTACTTGTCAGCGAGCGCCTCATGGTCGCGGTAATCACCACCTGCTGCATCCTTCACAACATTTGCCTCTCGCGCGGGGACATCGTTTACGGGCCGTTCCCGCGCGAGCCGCTGATGGAGCCCGCGGATGAGCGGCCGCAGATTCCCTGGTCCGAGGCCGCTCTTACCGCGCGGGCAGTATCGATTCGTGCCGCCATAAGTGCGCACTTCCAGCATGGCCGATAA
- the AMN1 gene encoding protein AMN1 homolog gives MSRHHHSPRGVAVRSLLDLCLYCLTKNISRYAADIKPLPPNIKDKLIKSLSIQGGITDSNINMVLHPAVETLDLRDCDISDNALQQLSNCKQLKKINLNVWKDNRLTVTSEGVAALASSCPYLREASFKRCSNVTDNGVLALALNCPLLQIVNIGGCSSITDMSLRALGKNCQHLHSVDFSSTHVTDDGVLALVTGMCSKNLKEIHMERCVNLTDVAVEAVLTCCPMIYILLFHGCPLITDRSREALEQLVGPNKFKQVSWTVY, from the exons ATGCCTTTATTGCTTAACAAAGAATATTTCCAGATATGCTGCAGATATTAAGCCTTTGCCTCCCAACATCAAAGACAAGCTGATTAAATCGCTGAGCATCCAAGGAGGGATCACTGATTCAAATATTAATATG GTTCTGCACCCTGCGGTGGAGACGTTAGATCTTCGAGACTGTGATATTTCAGATAATGCTCTAcaacagcttagtaactgtaagcagcttaaaaaaataaacttaaatGTTTGGAAGGATAACAGACTAACTGTCACTTCAGAAG GAGTTGCAGCTCTGGCCTCGTCCTGCCCTTATTTGCGTGAAGCCTCTTTTAAAAGATGCAGCAACGTTACAGACAATGGAGTCCTTGCCCTGGCACTCAATTGCCCACTTTTACAAATTGTTAACATAGGTGGATGTTCCAGTATCACAGACATGTCTCTGCGTGCCCTTGGAAAGAACTGCCAGCATCTGCACAGCGTGGATTTTTCCTCGACTCAC GTTACTGATGATGGTGTTCTAGCACTGGTTACTGGAATGTGTTCAAAGAATTTAAAG GAAATCCATATGGAGCGTTGTGTGAATCTGACTGACGTAGCTGTGGAAGCTGTCCTGACTTGTTGCCCTATGATATACATTCTTCTGTTTCATGGATGCCCTCTGATAACAG ATCGTTCACGAGAAGCCCTGGAACAGCTGGTTGGGCCCAACAAATTTAAGCAAGTTTCGTGGACTGTTTACTGA